In Zingiber officinale cultivar Zhangliang chromosome 11B, Zo_v1.1, whole genome shotgun sequence, a single window of DNA contains:
- the LOC122035369 gene encoding rac-like GTP-binding protein 5: MSASRFIKCVTVGDGAVGKTCMLISYTSNTFPTDYVPTVFDNFSANVVVDGNTVNLGLWDTAGQEDYNRLRPLSYRGADVFLLAFSLISKASYENVAKKWIPELKHYAPGVPVILVGTKLDLRDDQQFFIDHPGSQPISTAQGEELKRTIDSPAYIECSAKTQANIKAVFDMAIKVVLQPPKQKKKKGKALCTIL, encoded by the exons ATGAGTGCATCGAGGTTCATAAAGTGTGTTACGGTGGGCGACGGTGCCGTCGGGAAGACCTGCATGCTCATATCGTATACCAGCAACACGTTCCCCACG GATTATGTACCAACCGTATTTGATAACTTTAGTGCGAACGTTGTAGTCGATGGCAATACGGTTAACTTAGGGCTGTGGGACACCGCAG GCCAGGAAGATTACAATAGACTCAGACCTTTAAGCTACCGAGGTGCTGATGTCTTCCTTCTAGCCTTCTCTTTGATAAGTAAGGCTAGCTATGAAAACGTAGCTAAAAAG TGGATACCTGAATTGAAACATTATGCGCCCGGTGTGCCAGTTATTCTCGTTGGCACAAAACTTG ATCTCCGTGACGACCAACAGTTTTTCATAGATCACCCTGGCTCTCAGCCAATAAGTACTGCACAG GGGGAAGAGTTAAAGAGAACAATCGACTCTCCTGCTTATATTGAATGCAGTGCAAAAACCCAAGCG AACATAAAGGCAGTTTTTGACATGGCTATTAAAGTGGTGCTTCAACcgccaaaacaaaagaaaaagaaagggaaGGCACTTTGCACCATACTGTGA